The Chlorocebus sabaeus isolate Y175 chromosome 16, mChlSab1.0.hap1, whole genome shotgun sequence genome window below encodes:
- the LOC103226761 gene encoding LOW QUALITY PROTEIN: tubulin epsilon and delta complex protein 2 (The sequence of the model RefSeq protein was modified relative to this genomic sequence to represent the inferred CDS: substituted 1 base at 1 genomic stop codon), with protein sequence MLPADCSRRLVDELQGALDACAQRQLQLEQSLRVCRRLLQAWEPTGTWAWEPPPEPETNEEDPLPACTPSPQDLKELEFLTRALEKAVGVRRGITKAGERNKAPSLKSRSIVTSPGTTASTPPQSPGQVGGHASDTRPTKGLRQTTVPAKGRPERRLPSVRDRTRAGIGARAPRSGAGLRNQHMASLAAPQAPEAFTLKEKGHLLRLPAAFRKAASQNSSLWVQLSSMQTSDSMDAAAAKTQFLQNVQTTSGRSQPRLSAAEVEAEVRRLQKACSLLRLRVREELSAAPMDWMQEYRCLLTLEGLQAMVGQCLQRLQELRAAVAEQPPLPCPVGRSPRALPSCGGGAEPTWSPQLLVYSSTQELQTLAALKLXVAVLDQQIHLEKVLMAELPLVSAAQPEGPSWLTLCRAAHSLLCEGGARVLTILRDEPVD encoded by the exons ATGCTGCCCGCGGACTGCTCGCGCCG GCTGGTGGACGAGCTGCAGGGCGCCCTGGACGCCTGCGCACAGCGACAGCTGCAACTGGAGCAGAGCCTGCGCGTCTGCCGTCGGCTGCTGCAGGCCTG GGAACCAACCGGGACCTGGGCTTGGGAGCCACCTCCAGAGCCAGAAACTAATGAAGAGGACCCCCTTCCAG CATGCACACCCAGTCCACAAGACCTCAAAGAGTTGGAGTTTCTGACCCGGGCACTGGAGAAGGCTGTTGGGGTTCGAAGAGGCATCACTAAGGCTGGAGAAAGAAACAAGGCCCCCAGCCTGAAATCTAGGTCCATTGTCACCTCTCCTGGCACGAcagcctccaccccaccccagtcCCCCGGCCAAGTTGGTGGCCATGCTTCAGACACGAGACCCACCAAGGGCCTCCGCCAGACCACAGTGCCTGCCAAGGGCCGCCCTGAGCGCCGGCTGCCGTCAGTGCGGGATAGGACCCGTGCTGGGATAGGAGCCCGAGCCCCCAGATCTGGAGCGGGCCTCAGGAACCAGCATATGGCCTCATTGGCTGCTCCTCAGGCCCCAGAAGCCTTCACACTCAAGGAGAAGGG GCACCTGCTGCGGCTGCCTGCGGCGTTCAGGAAAGCGGCTTCCCAGAACTCGAG CCTGTGGGTCCAGCTGAGTTCCATGCAGACCAGTGATTCCATGGATGCCGCTGCCGCCAAAACCCAGTTCCTCCAGAACGTACAGACAACT TCAGGCAGGTCCCAGCCCAGGCTCAGTGCTGCGGAAGTGGAGGCGGAGGTGAGGCGCCTGCAGAAGGCCTGTTCGCTGCTGAGACTGCGTGTGAGGGAGGAACTCTCGGCAG CCCCCATGGACTGGATGCAGGAGTACCGCTGCCTGCTCACGCTGGAGGGCCTGCAGGCCATGGTGGGCCAGTGTCTGCAGAGGCTGCAGGAACTGCGTGCAG CGGTGGCGGAACAGCCACCATTACCGTGTCCTGTGGGGAGGTCCCCCAGAGCCTTGCCGTCCTGTGGGGGTGGAGCGGAGCCTACATGGAGCCCCCAGCTGCTTGTCTACTCCAGTACCCAGGAGCTGCAGACCCTGGCGGCCCTCAAGCTGTGAGTGGCCGTGCTGGACCAGCAGATCCACTTGGAAAAG gTCCTGATGGCTGAACTCCCCCTGGTAAGTGCTGCACAGCCAGAGGGGCCGTCCTGGCTGACCCTGTGCCGGGCTGCGCACAGCCTGCTCTGCGAGGGAGGCGCACGTGTCCTCACTATCCTGCGAGATGAACCTGTGGACTGA
- the LOC119623037 gene encoding cyclin-F-like, translated as MWGLLRGWDPWSLPGFLYILIDWLVEVATMKDFTSLCLHLTVECVDRYLRRRLVPRYRLQLLGIACMVICTRFISKEILTIREAVWLTDNTYKYEDLVRMMGEIVSALEGKIRVPTVVDYKEVLLALVPVELRTQHLCSFLCELSLLHTSLSAYAPARLAAAALLLARLTHRQTQPWTTQLWDLTGFSYEDLIPCVLSLHKKCFHDDAPKDYRQVSLTAVKQRFEDKRYGEISQEKVLSYSQLCAALGMTQDSPDPPTFLSTGEIHAFLSSPSGRRTKRKRENSLQEDRGSFVTTPTAELSSQEETLLGSFLDWSLDCCSGYEGDQESEGEKEGDVTAPSGILDVTVVYLNPEQHCCQESSDEEACPEDERPQDPQVPALDTQIPATLGPKSLLRTSPEPGKDVTTSGYSSVSTTSPTSSVDGGLGVLPRPTSVLSLDSDSHTQPCHHQARKSCLQCRPPSPPESSVPRQQVKRINLCIHSEEEDTNLGLVRL; from the exons ATGTGGGGCCTGCTTCGGGGCTGGGACCCATGGAGCCTCCCGGGCTTCCT GTACATTCTGATCGACTGGCTGGTGGAAGTTGCCACCATGAAGGACTTCACAAGCCTGTGTCTGCACCTGACCGTGGAGTGTGTGGACCGGTACCTGCGGAGGAGGCTGGTGCCGCGGTACAGGCTCCAGCTGCTGGGCATCGCCTGCATGGTCATCTGCACCCG GTTCATCAGTAAAGAGATCCTGACTATCCGGGAGGCCGTATGGCTCACAGACAACACGTACAAGTATGAGGACCTGGTGAGAATGATGGGCGAGATCGTCTCCGCCTTGGAAGGGAAGATTCGA GTCCCCACCGTGGTGGATTACAAGGAGGTCCTGCTGGCGCTAGTCCCCGTGGAGCTGAGAACCCAGCACCTGTGCAGCTTCCTCTGTGAGCTCTCCCTGCTGCACACCAGCCTGTCTGCCTATGCCCCAGCCCGCCTGGCTGCCGCAGCCCTGCTTCTGGCTAGACTGACACACAGGCAGA CACAGCCCTGGACCACTCAGCTGTGGGACCTCACCGGATTCTCCTATGAGGACCTCATTCCCTGCGTCTTGAGCCTTCATAAGAAGTG CTTCCATGATGACGCCCccaaggactacaggcaagtCTCTCTGACCGCCGTGAAGCAGCGATTTGAGGACAAGCGCTATGGAGAAATCAGCCAGGAAAAG GTGCTGAGCTACAGCCAGTTGTGTGCGGCATTAGGAATGACACAAGACAGCCCCGACCCCCCGACTTTCCTCAGCACAGGGGAGATCCACGCCTTCCTCAGCTCTCCCTCGGGGCGGAGAACCAAACG GAAGCGGGAGAACAGCCTCCAGGAGGACAGGGGCAGCTTTGTTACCACCCCCACTGCGGAGCTGTCCAGCCAGGAGGAGACGCTGCTGGGAAGCTTCCTTGACTGGAGCCTGGACTGCTGCTCTGGCTACGAAGGCGACCAGGAGAGCGAGGGCGAGAAGGAGGGCGACG TGACAGCTCCCAGTGGCATCCTCGATGTCACCGTGGTCTACCTGAACCCAGAACAGCATTGCTGCCAGGAATCCAGTGATGAGGAGGCTTGCCCAGAGGACGAGAGACCCCAGGACCCACAGGTACCAGCGCTGGATACCCAGATCCCTGCAACCCTAGGACCCAAGTCCCTGCTCCGCACCAGCCCGGAGCCAGGGAAAGACGTCACGACCTCAGGCTACTCCTCCGTCAGCACCACGAGTCCCACAAGCTCTGTGGATGGTGGCTTGGGGGTCCTGCCCCGACCTACCTCAGTGCTGTCCCTGGACAGTGACTCGCACACACAGCCCTGCCACCATCAGGCCAGGAAGTCATGTTTACAGTGTCGTCCCCCAAGTCCCCCCGAAAGCAGTGTTCCCCGGCAACAGGTGAAACGGATAAACCTATGCATACACAGTGAGGAGGAGGACACGAACCTGGGCCTTGTGAGGCTGTAA